From Erigeron canadensis isolate Cc75 chromosome 8, C_canadensis_v1, whole genome shotgun sequence, one genomic window encodes:
- the LOC122578448 gene encoding pentatricopeptide repeat-containing protein At2g20710, mitochondrial-like produces the protein MMMAFLRSSLSRSSNIHHGISTMSCRAAVSFYSTETQNNIMSNNKITENLYKRISPVGDPNVSMYPLLEQWEKEGKSIHFSQLVVIVKSLRKFKRYTHALQISEWISTKYPKLQPAGAAVHLDLVSRVEGLEQAEKYFDSLPDDVKTLHVYGALLNCYATTKSVEKAEATAEKMKRMGMMTTLSYNSMLNLYKKTGDMEKLEKVYQEMLEMGVSCDKPTFYIRLSAYAAASDLEGMERGLQKLEESLGLNVDWNAYIIASTGYDNSGLPDKSYEMLKKSENYISGNSKGAAWEILLRKYASLGKKEDVYRIWDLYKTSWKKVYNRGYSAMVYALIKLDDIDGAEKVLAEWETQKLSYDFRLPNMLITAYCTKGLFAKAEAYVDRVVDMGKKPPASTWVLFVTGYAKKNEMEKAVEMLKKCVLADDKRWCRLDQDTFDVCVEYLKGKGDLEMVEEIEKTFQDKLRVPQTSDADSLADKIDEESDEVEESRG, from the exons ATGATGATGGCGTTCCTTAGATCCTCCTTGTCTAGATCATCAAATATTCATCACGGCATTTCAACCATGTCTTGCAGGGCGGCGGTTTCATTTTACTCGACAGAAACACAAAACAACATCATGTCTAATAACAAGATCACTGAGAATCTTTACAAAAGGATATCACCCGTCGGCGATCCGAACGTTTCAATGTATCCATTACTTGAACAATGGGAAAAGGAAGGCAAATCTATCCACTTTTCACAGCTTGTTGTCATCGTTAAAAGCCTCCGCAAATTCAAACGCTACACCCACGCTCTTCAG ATTTCAGAATGGATTTCTACAAAATATCCCAAACTGCAACCAGCAGGGGCTGCGGTTCATTTGGATTTAGTATCAAGAGTTGAAGGGCTAGAACAAGCTGAGAAGTATTTCGATAGCTTGCCAGATGATGTAAAGACTCTCCATGTTTATGGTGCTCTTCTAAATTGTTATGCAACTACTAAATCAGTAGAGAAAGCAGAAGCAACTGCGGAGAAGATGAAACGTATGGGAATGATGACAACACTTTCTTACAACTCCATGCTTAACTTATATAAAAAGACCGGAGATATGGAAAAGTTAGAAAAAGTTTATCAAGAAATGCTAGAAATGGGTGTTTCTTGTGACAAACCGACTTTCTACATTCGATTAAGTGCCTATGCAGCTGCTTCTGACCTTGAAGGTATGGAAAGAGGTCTTCAAAAATTGGAAGAAAGCTTAGGTCTTAATGTTGATTGGAATGCTTACATTATTGCATCGACTGGGTATGATAATTCAGGTTTACCTGATAAGTCATATGAAATGCTAAAAAAATCAGAGAATTATATAAGTGGAAACTCAAAAGGGGCAGCATGGGAAATTCTTCTTCGAAAGTACGCCTCTCTTGGTAAAAAAGAGGATGTTTATCGTATATGGGATCTATATAAAACGTCATGGAAAAAAGTATACAACAGGGGTTATTCTGCAATGGTTTACGCATTAATCAAGTTGGATGATATCGATGGAGCAGAGAAAGTATTGGCCGAATGGGAAACACAAAAATTATCTTATGACTTCAGATTACCGAATATGCTGATTACTGCTTACTGCACGAAGGGTCTTTTTGCCAAAGCTGAAGCATATGTTGACCGAGTTGTGGATATGGGAAAGAAACCTCCGGCAAGCACGTGGGTCTTATTTGTTACTGGATATGCTAAAAAGAATGAGATGGAGAAGGCAGTGGAAATGCTGAAAAAATGTGTTTTGGCTGATGATAAACGCTGGTGTAGGCTGGATCAAGATACCTTTGATGTGTGTGTTGAATATCTGAAAGGGAAGGGTGATTTGGAGATGGTGGAAGAGATTGAGAAAACTTTCCAGGATAAGCTTCGTGTTCCACAGACATCTGATGCAGACTCTTTAGCTGATAAAATTGATGAGGAATCTGATGAAGTTGAAGAGAGTCGTGGCTGA
- the LOC122578667 gene encoding E3 ubiquitin-protein ligase RMA1H1-like: MTMEQYLQDSVSRNNITKQNEVAQNKWKSSNESIDESENDPSGGFDCNICLDMVYDPVVTLCGHLYCWPCIYKWLHHQRTLPEYLEKKNAQCPVCKSEISQKSIVPLYGRGETAKPVSEEKPLNPGITIPRRPSSPRCSPQTVPSQQPSLRTYQHVPMPLSMSGVGGVTMTNMINPTSPTTGMLGEIIYERIFGNAHSTLFAYPNSYNLAGFSTQRARRQAMQADRSLGRICFFLFCCVMLCLLLF, translated from the coding sequence ATGACCATGGAGCAATATCTTCAAGATTCCGTGTCGCGGAACAATATAACCAAACAAAATGAGGTTGCCCAAAACAAGTGGAAATCATCAAATGAATCCATTGATGAATCTGAAAATGATCCTTCAGGCGGTTTCGACTGTAATATCTGTTTAGACATGGTCTATGACCCTGTCGTGACACTATGTGGACACCTCTACTGCTGGCCCTGCATTTACAAATGGCTCCACCACCAAAGAACTTTACCCGAATACTTGGAGAAGAAAAATGCCCAATGCCCTGTTTGCAAAAGTGAAATCTCTCAAAAAAGTATAGTCCCGCTATACGGTCGTGGTGAGACTGCAAAACCTGTATCAGAAGAAAAGCCTCTGAATCCTGGCATCACGATCCCACGAAGGCCTTCGAGTCCTAGGTGTAGTCCTCAGACCGTTCCATCTCAGCAACCTAGTCTTCGCACCTATCAACATGTGCCAATGCCTCTATCTATGTCGGGTGTTGGTGGAGTGACTATGACAAATATGATCAATCCAACTAGCCCGACAACTGGTATGCTTGGAGAGATCATATACGAGAGGATTTTTGGTAATGCCCACTCTACTTTATTTGCATACCCGAACTCATACAATCTAGCAGGGTTCAGTACTCAACGTGCTAGAAGGCAGGCAATGCAAGCAGATAGATCCCTAGGCCGGATTTGCTTTTTCTTATTCTGTTGTGTAATGTTGTGCCTTCTCTTATTTTGA